The following coding sequences lie in one Apium graveolens cultivar Ventura chromosome 1, ASM990537v1, whole genome shotgun sequence genomic window:
- the LOC141660234 gene encoding uncharacterized protein LOC141660234, with product MDDTMKKIQENLIEIEIEAENLLLARHQMVENDRVRNGNREALTALRKRARTTKTSVPSPFESIMKEIEGMGSKPLVKEVCATCGNHDSTEKTWMMFPGTDIFARIPFHAAHTILEKDQGRLDYDANKLQSFVKEKSFIISEKGALADKINPGVLRSMVTLKGEVK from the exons ATGGACGATACAATGAAGAAAATCCAGGAAAACCTAATTGAGATCGAGATTGAAGCGGAAAACCTCCTATTAGCACGGCATCAG ATGGTTGAAAATGATAGAGTTAGAAATGGGAATAGAGAAGCATTGACAGCACTCAGAAAAAGGGCTCGAACAACAAAGACAAGTGTGCCTTCACCTTTTGAGTCAATAATGAAGGAGATTGAGGGAATGGGATCGAAGCCTTTAGTGAAAGAGGTATGTGCTACCTGTGGCAATCATGACTCCACAGAAAAGACATGGATGATGTTCCCTGGAACTGATATATTTGCCAGGATCCCATTTCATGCTGCTCACACCATTTTAGAGAAAG ATCAAGGCAGACTTGACTACGATGCAAATAAGCTACAAAGTTTTGTAAAGGAGAAGTCGTTTATTATAAGTGAGAAAGGTGCCCTTGCTGACAAGATCAACCCAGGTGTTCTCAGATCCATGGTGACCTTAAAAGGCGAAGTAAAGTAA
- the LOC141660229 gene encoding malate dehydrogenase-like has protein sequence MDKLELAEQIAVLSGCLYLSWKIVKYVWSFLDVEEDPVTVLVTGAAGQIGYALVPMIARGEMLGTNQPVILHLLDIEPAAEALNAVKMELIDSAFPLLKGVVATTNVVEACTDVDIAIMVGGFPRKDGMERKDVMSKNVLIYKTQASALEQHASSNCKVLLVANPANTNALIFKEFAPSIPKDNITCLTRLDHNRALGQISERLNVHVNDVKNVIIWGNHSSTQYPDVNHATVSTEKGTKSVRELVNNDQWLNTEFITTVQQRGAAIIKARKLSSAFSAASSACDHIRDWVLGTPKGTWVSMGVYSDGSYGIQPGLIYSFPVTCEKGEWSIVQGLKIDEFSRAKMDATAEELIKEKSLAYSCLT, from the exons ATGGATAAGCTGGAATTAGCTGAACAAATTGCAGTACTCTCCGGTTGTTTGTATCTGTCATGGAAGATAGTTAAGTATGTCTGGAGCTTCTTGGATGTCGAGGAGGATCCTGTTACAGTCCTTGTTACCGGTGCTGCAG GCCAAATAGGCTATGCTCTGGTTCCCATGATTGCTAGAGGAGAAATGTTGGGTACTAATCAGCCTGTAATTCTACATTTGCTTGACATTGAACCTGCAGCTGAGGCCTTAAATGCAGTTAAAATGGAGTTGATTGATTCTGCATTTCCTCTTCTAAAAG GAGTTGTTGCTACGACAAATGTTGTTGAAGCTTGTACAGATGTTGACATCGCAATTATGGTAGGTGGATTCCCGCGCAAAGATGGGATGGAGAGAAAGGATGTAATGTCAAAAAATGTATTGATATACAAGACTCAAGCTTCGGCCTTAGAGCAGCATGCTTCATCAAATTGCAAG GTGCTCCTGGTAGCTAATCCAGCTAACACTAACGCACTAATCTTTAAAGAATTTGCTCCATCAATCCCTAAAGATAACATCACCTGCCTTACAAGACTAGATCACAATAGAGCTTTAGGCCAAATTTCAGAGAGACTGAATGTTCATGTTAATGATGTGAAAAATGTGATCATATGGGGAAATCACTCTTCAACTCAGTATCCAGATGTCAATCATGCAACTGTATCCACAGAAAAAGGAACAAAATCTGTCCGAGAACTTGTCAACAATGATCAATG GCTGAACACAGAGTTCATCACAACGGTTCAGCAGCGTGGTGCAGCCATCATTAAAGCTCGAAAGCTTTCTAGTGCATTTTCTGCTGCGAGTTCTGCCTGTGATCATATACGTGATTGGGTTCTTGGAACTCCCAAG GGAACATGGGTGTCAATGGGAGTGTACTCTGATGGATCTTACGGTATTCAACCTGGACTTATCTACTCTTTTCCAGTAACTTGTGAAAAAGGAGAATGGTCAATTGTACAAG GGCTCAAAATCGATGAGTTTTCGAGGGCTAAGATGGATGCAACAGCAGAAGAGCTAATCAAGGAGAAGTCACTAGCTTATTCATGCCTTACTTGA